The following proteins are encoded in a genomic region of Huiozyma naganishii CBS 8797 chromosome 9, complete genome:
- the CSM1 gene encoding Csm1p (similar to Saccharomyces cerevisiae CSM1 (YCR086W); ancestral locus Anc_6.364), protein MNALQEYKDSVQERLNSADLLVSKAVHENSILTERLETQERELEALRKRVAELEVDCQGAKDDRNSSVEDLQVIKDFFSHLCDVRVHSRPTEDEQGMWFNVSQKSHRSPAVALDYKLGFVRGAESGSTEIIYLPLLKQLTSQELSHLQKVLPEYMFDTLSFPLDALNQFYTKMSKCLNKERQ, encoded by the coding sequence ATGAACGCACTACAGGAGTACAAGGACAGTGTGCAGGAGAGACTGAACAGCGCTGACCTGCTGGTTTCCAAAGCGGTCCATGAGAACAGTATTTTGACTGAACGGTTGGAGACGCAAGAACGCGAGTTGGAGGCTCTCAGGAAGCGTGTAGCTGAGTTGGAGGTAGACTGTCAAGGTGCTAAGGACGACAGGAACAGCAGCGTGGAGGATCTGCAAGTCATCAAGGATTTTTTCTCGCATCTGTGCGATGTGCGCGTACATAGCCGCCCTACGGAGGACGAGCAAGGTATGTGGTTCAACGTCTCTCAGAAATCGCATCGCTCCCCTGCGGTCGCTCTCGATTACAAACTTGGGTTTGTCAGGGGCGCAGAGAGCGGGTCTACGGAGATCATATACCTGCCGCtgttgaaacagttgaCGTCACAGGAACTTTCGCATTTGCAAAAGGTGCTCCCGGAATACATGTTCGACACGCTCTCTTTCCCCCTTGACGCATTGAATCAATTCTACACGAAGATGTCAAAATGTTTAAATAAAGAACGACAGTGA
- the AHC2 gene encoding Ahc2p (similar to Saccharomyces cerevisiae AHC2 (YCR082W); ancestral locus Anc_6.358) has translation MSCSEDSVREFQETAVERCAEHELLRQQRTHLERLLYRKKYLCKELQLLYLQIDKTRNYQEFLDVLTHSRPLLREIFTMESQQRAVQAGNLRAPDIDWVDKFGINLEDYVVDNDRLLSLYNEGLL, from the coding sequence ATGTCTTGTTCAGAGGATAGTGTGCGGGAGTTCCAGGAGACTGCGGTAGAGAGGTGTGCGGAACACGAGTTGCTGCGACAGCAGCGGACACACCTCGAGAGATTGCTGTACCGGAAGAAGTACCTCTGCAAGGAGCTGCAGCTGCTGTACTTGCAGATAGACAAGACGCGGAATTACCAGGAGTTTCTGGACGTTCTGACACACAGCAGACCGCTGTTGCGGGAGATATTCACAATGGAGTCGCAGCAGAGGGCCGTGCAGGCGGGGAACCTGCGGGCGCCCGATATAGACTGGGTAGATAAATTTGGCATAAATCTGGAGGATTATGTGGTCGATAACGACCGTTTGCTGTCCTTGTACAACGAGGGTCTGTTATGA
- the ABP1 gene encoding Abp1p (similar to Saccharomyces cerevisiae ABP1 (YCR088W); ancestral locus Anc_6.366): MALEPIDCTSHSGEIEEAYLKVVRGTDPDTTWLIISPNSKKEYVPEYTGTSFSEFLQTFEDVKVQYGLARVSPPGSDVEKLILVGWCPDSAPMKSRASFASNFGTVSNGVLQGYHVQVTARDEDDLDEDELLQKISNAAGARYSIQQGGSEKKPAFKKTVSPPAAKPTTTERAIPLKKTPVVAPKPQSKTPAPAPAPAPASTAKETEDWDEPELKERNLDEQPLARNQSSYKPIGKIDLQQVIREENAREDPRLVSSTSKNGNGPEMGATAGSKVDPDADIKALKEQSKMARDREINTFLAKKDSATPASTPSVVKSPAPTVRDASTSPVDDERAEDVSELKSRFEKLGKMEQPTQQKPESPIHKTSEPQIIQPQVGSLPPRADSTKRSTPMGPPAGRGIALPGMTKESQMDDEENEGESDGWDEEEPTPALPSRNVAKPEPEEPEKQEKESTPTLPPRNVTPPEEEEEKQEEQEGDEEQQQQQQQEEPPQSQTRRAVPPPPPRRAEPEPEPEEQAAPWALAEYDYDAGEENELTFVEKDKIINIEFVDDDWWLGELERNGEKGLFPSNYVSLQN; the protein is encoded by the coding sequence ATGGCATTGGAACCAATTGACTGCACCTCGCACTCCGGAGAGATCGAGGAGGCGTACTTGAAGGTGGTCCGCGGTACGGACCCGGACACCACATGGCTGATTATTTCACCAAACAGTAAGAAGGAGTACGTTCCGGAGTACACTGGGACGTCGTTCAGCGAGTTTCTGCAGACTTTCGAGGATGTGAAAGTGCAGTACGGTCTGGCACGCGTGTCGCCTCCAGGGTCCGACGTCGAGAAGCTGATTCTTGTTGGGTGGTGTCCTGATTCCGCGCCGATGAAGTCTCGTGCCTCGTTTGCGAGCAATTTTGGGACTGTGTCTAATGGTGTCCTACAGGGCTACCATGTGCAAGTTACTGCGAgagatgaagatgatctggacgaggacgagcttttgcaaaaaatttcaaatgCTGCGGGGGCACGGTACTCGATCCAGCAAGGTGGTTCAGAGAAGAAACCAGCTTTCAAAAAAACTGTCTCCCCACCAGCGGCAAAACCTACAACCACTGAGCGTGCGATTCCTTTGAAAAAGACCCCAGTGGTAGCACCTAAACCACAATCTAAGACTCCTGCCCCTGCCCCTGCCCCTGCCCCTGCCTCTACCGCTAAGGAAACGGAGGACTGGGATGAGCCggaattgaaggagaggaaCCTTGACGAACAGCCACTGGCACGCAACCAGTCATCGTACAAGCCAATTGGCAAAATCGACTTGCAACAAGTCATTCGCGAGGAGAACGCACGTGAGGATCCACGTCTTGTGTCCAGCACCTCCAAAAACGGCAACGGTCCTGAAATGGGGGCCACTGCCGGATCGAAGGTCGACCCTGATGCTGATATCAAGGCCCTAAAGGAACAATCGAAGATGGCACGCGATAGAGAAATCAACACATTCTTGGCTAAGAAGGATTCAGCAACCCCCGCCTCCACGCCCAGTGTTGTCAAATCTCCTGCTCCAACCGTAAGGGACGCCTCGACCTCCCCAGTGGACGATGAGAGGGCAGAGGATGTCAGCGAGTTGAAATCAAGGTTTGAAAAGCTGGGCAAAATGGAGCAACCTACCCAACAAAAACCAGAGTCTCCAATCCACAAGACTAGTGAACCTCAGATCATCCAGCCACAGGTGGGGAGCTTACCGCCCAGAGCTGATTCGACAAAAAGGTCCACTCCAATGGGACCACCGGCAGGACGTGGTATTGCGCTGCCAGGTATGACCAAAGAATCGCAAATggatgacgaggagaatGAAGGGGAAAGTGACGGCTGGGATGAGGAAGAACCAACCCCCGCTTTGCCATCAAGAAACGTAGCCAAGCCTGAACCAGAAGAGCCAGAaaaacaagagaaagaaagcACACCAACTCTTCCACCAAGGAATGTAACCCCAcctgaagaggaggaggaaaagcaagaggaacaagagggGGATGaggagcagcagcagcagcagcagcaggaaGAACCCCCACAGTCACAGACCCGCCGTgcagttcctcctcctccaccaAGAAGAGCCGAACCTGAACCTGAACCTGAGGAACAAGCGGCTCCATGGGCCCTAGCAGAATATGACTACGATGCAGGTGAGGAAAACGAATTGACCTTCGTGGAGAAGGACAAAATCATCAACATAGAATTCGTAGACGACGACTGGTGGCTGGGCGAATTGGAACGTAACGGTGAAAAGGGCCTGTTCCCATCCAACTACGTATCTCTACAAAATTAA
- the KNAG0I02710 gene encoding uncharacterized protein (similar to Saccharomyces cerevisiae YCR087C-A; ancestral locus Anc_6.365), with translation MVTFNCEVCNDTVPKKNTEKHYYRCPQAYFTCIDCSKTFEDGVSYKKHTVCISEDEKYQKALYKGGKKNKSKQDAPQKAATKQPAAPVEKLTPAKIEKPKKQLKNNHLKDGESLYQCLKSFKDKDEKKKFLKSLVLRQSTDGSHFTLEMN, from the coding sequence ATGGTCACTTTCAATTGCGAGGTTTGCAACGACACGGTGCCCAAGAAGAACACGGAGAAGCACTACTACAGGTGCCCGCAGGCGTATTTCACCTGCATAGACTGCTCCAAAACGTTCGAGGACGGCGTCAGCTACAAGAAGCACACCGTGTGTATCTCGGAGGACGAAAAGTACCAAAAGGCGCTGTACAAGGGagggaagaagaacaaatcGAAACAGGACGCTCCACAGAAGGCAGCGACGAAGCAACCTGCTGCACCAGTGGAGAAACTCACTCCAGCAAAGATCgagaaaccaaagaaacagCTGAAGAACAACCATTTAAAGGACGGAGAATCCCTGTACCAGTGTTTGAAGTCCTTCAAAGATAAAgacgagaagaagaaattcttgaagTCGTTGGTTCTTCGTCAATCCACCGATGGATCTCACTTCACTCTGGAAATGAATTGA
- the TRX3 gene encoding Trx3p (similar to Saccharomyces cerevisiae TRX3 (YCR083W); ancestral locus Anc_6.359), translated as MFVKTITRDTSRLFMSTGRRFQSTSSGYASVKKLTAMSELHSAIKSPKLSIIDFYATWCGPCKAMIPTVSKSIAENPEVTFYKVDVDESPDLAKFCEVTAMPTFVFAKAGDMLKKVVGANPHGLQEGIDSLK; from the coding sequence ATGTTTGTAAAGACTATCACTAGAGATACATCAAGACTGTTTATGTCCACTGGGAGACGTTTCCAATCGACGTCCTCCGGGTACGCCTCGGTCAAGAAATTGACTGCGATGTCCGAATTGCACTCAGCGATCAAGAGTCCCAAACTCTCCATCATCGATTTTTACGCTACATGGTGTGGACCCTGCAAAGCTATGATCCCCACGGTGTCCAAGTCGATTGCAGAGAACCCAGAAGTCACATTCTACAAAGTCGACGTCGATGAATCCCCAGACCTGGCGAAATTCTGCGAGGTGACAGCGATGCCCACTTTCGTCTTCGCTAAGGCGGGGGatatgttgaagaaagttgtTGGTGCCAATCCTCACGGACTACAAGAGGGGATAGATTCCCTCAAATAG